One genomic window of Candidatus Didemnitutus sp. includes the following:
- the rpsG gene encoding 30S ribosomal protein S7 — MSRRRRATHRPTVPDVRYNSALVTHLINVIMKSGKKTVAERIVYGAFERVSEKLQKGDPVDLLMGAMENARPKLEVKSRRVGGATYQVPVEISFERQESLALRWIVDAATSRKGIAMREALAAEIIDAYNNTGTVVKKKEDTHKMAQANRAFAHLRW; from the coding sequence ATGTCTCGTCGTCGCAGAGCTACTCACCGCCCCACCGTTCCGGACGTCCGCTACAACAGCGCGCTCGTCACTCACCTGATCAACGTGATCATGAAGAGCGGCAAGAAGACCGTCGCGGAGCGCATCGTTTACGGCGCCTTTGAGCGCGTGAGCGAGAAGCTTCAGAAGGGCGATCCGGTCGACCTTCTCATGGGCGCGATGGAAAACGCCCGCCCGAAGCTCGAGGTCAAGAGCCGCCGCGTCGGTGGCGCCACCTACCAGGTGCCGGTTGAGATTTCGTTCGAGCGCCAGGAATCGCTCGCGCTCCGCTGGATCGTCGACGCCGCCACATCCCGCAAGGGTATCGCCATGCGCGAGGCGCTCGCGGCCGAGATCATCGATGCCTACAACAACACGGGCACCGTTGTGAAGAAGAAGGAAGACACCCACAAGATGGCCCAGGCCAACCGCGCCTTCGCTCACCTCCGCTGGTAA
- the rpsL gene encoding 30S ribosomal protein S12 gives MPTINQLVRKGRRKVRAKSKAPALQGNPFRRGVCVQVMTRTPKKPNSAIRKVAKVRLTNGTEVISYIPDEGHSLQEHSIVLVRGGRVKDLPGVRYHIVRGTLDATGVEKRRRSRSKYGVKRPKAAK, from the coding sequence ATGCCCACCATCAACCAACTCGTGAGAAAAGGACGCCGCAAGGTCCGCGCGAAGTCCAAAGCCCCGGCTCTCCAGGGCAACCCCTTCCGCCGTGGCGTCTGCGTGCAGGTCATGACCCGCACGCCGAAGAAGCCGAACTCGGCCATCCGTAAGGTCGCCAAAGTTCGCCTCACGAACGGCACGGAAGTCATCTCTTACATTCCGGACGAAGGTCACTCCCTGCAGGAGCACTCGATCGTCCTCGTGCGCGGTGGCCGTGTGAAGGACCTTCCCGGCGTCCGCTATCACATCGTCCGCGGCACGCTCGACGCCACTGGTGTCGAAAAACGCCGCCGTTCCCGTTCCAAATACGGCGTCAAGCGCCCGAAGGCCGCCAAGTAA